The proteins below come from a single Terriglobia bacterium genomic window:
- a CDS encoding aldehyde dehydrogenase family protein — translation MAHDPTSAVAVAPAAQSPGQTKDERSVAEARDLIERAYKAFLEFQTFTQEQVDRIVDAVAAAATANAEKLARIAVEETTYGVVEHKVIKNLFSSQRVYEAIRPLKTVGVVREDKAQGIIEVAVPAGVVAAILPSTNPTSTAIYKILIAIKGRNAIVLSPHPTALRCSCEAAAIMKDAAVKAGAPADVICCFNTPSLPGTQELMKHRRTSVILATGGMAMVRAAYSSGKPAFGVGPGNVPAMIDSSADLPKAVADVVFGKTFDNGTICSSEQAIVAEESVRGPILKELAKNGAHMLSRDEIQKLGKQMVNTETHTICPKFVGKSAVKVAELAGLQVPAGVRVLVAPLDKVGRDEPLSAEKLSPVLALYFEKDRAAAMARCAELLRFGGLGHTCAIHAKDDAVIREYGMKMPAYRVVVNSPAPQGSIGSSTNLFPAMTLGCGAAGGNITSDNISPLHLINLRRIAYEARPVTSVVGGQWPVASAAPPASTATTCGVCATPAETAAPAAGTGVNWSVARAVDRFLAGKQVAPPAAKPAAIPTQAAPAKTDAPPSAAPPPKPRAVDFVSEAEIRAAVKRKAKIFVGPKTIITPAARDLAAEYDVLVRVD, via the coding sequence GTGGCCCACGATCCCACATCAGCCGTTGCTGTCGCCCCGGCGGCGCAGTCCCCGGGGCAAACCAAGGACGAGCGCTCCGTCGCCGAGGCGCGCGATCTGATCGAGCGCGCCTACAAGGCCTTTCTCGAATTCCAGACCTTTACCCAGGAGCAGGTGGACCGCATCGTGGACGCGGTAGCGGCCGCGGCCACCGCCAATGCGGAAAAACTGGCACGCATCGCGGTGGAAGAGACCACCTATGGCGTGGTCGAGCACAAAGTAATCAAGAACCTGTTTTCGTCGCAGCGGGTGTATGAGGCCATCCGCCCGTTGAAGACGGTCGGCGTGGTGCGCGAGGACAAGGCGCAGGGCATCATCGAAGTTGCCGTACCGGCGGGCGTGGTGGCGGCGATCCTGCCGTCCACCAACCCGACTTCCACCGCGATTTACAAAATTCTGATCGCCATCAAGGGGCGGAACGCCATCGTGCTCAGCCCGCACCCGACCGCTCTGCGCTGCAGTTGCGAGGCGGCGGCGATCATGAAGGATGCGGCAGTAAAGGCGGGCGCGCCGGCGGACGTGATCTGCTGCTTCAATACTCCCAGCCTTCCGGGCACGCAGGAATTGATGAAGCACCGGCGCACCAGCGTGATCCTGGCTACCGGCGGGATGGCGATGGTGCGCGCGGCGTACAGCTCGGGCAAGCCGGCGTTTGGCGTCGGGCCGGGGAATGTTCCGGCCATGATTGACAGCAGCGCCGATCTGCCCAAGGCCGTCGCCGACGTGGTGTTCGGCAAGACGTTCGACAACGGGACCATCTGCTCGTCGGAGCAGGCGATTGTCGCCGAGGAATCGGTGCGCGGGCCGATCCTGAAAGAGCTGGCGAAAAATGGCGCGCACATGCTGAGCCGCGACGAAATCCAAAAACTCGGGAAACAGATGGTCAACACCGAGACGCATACCATCTGTCCGAAATTCGTCGGCAAGAGCGCGGTGAAAGTCGCTGAGCTGGCGGGATTGCAGGTGCCCGCGGGCGTGCGCGTGCTGGTCGCGCCGTTGGACAAGGTCGGACGCGATGAGCCGCTGTCGGCGGAAAAGCTTTCGCCGGTGCTGGCACTCTATTTTGAAAAAGACCGCGCGGCGGCCATGGCGCGCTGCGCCGAACTGCTGCGCTTCGGCGGCTTGGGGCACACCTGCGCCATTCACGCCAAGGACGATGCCGTCATCCGCGAGTACGGCATGAAGATGCCCGCGTACCGGGTGGTGGTGAACAGCCCGGCGCCACAGGGCTCAATCGGCTCGTCCACCAATTTGTTTCCCGCGATGACGCTGGGCTGCGGCGCCGCCGGCGGCAACATTACCTCCGACAACATTTCACCGCTACACCTGATCAACCTGCGGCGGATCGCCTACGAGGCCAGGCCGGTGACTTCAGTGGTCGGTGGCCAGTGGCCAGTGGCTAGTGCGGCCCCACCCGCAAGCACGGCGACAACCTGCGGCGTGTGCGCAACACCTGCGGAAACGGCTGCGCCGGCAGCCGGGACGGGCGTCAACTGGTCGGTAGCGCGCGCCGTGGACCGCTTCCTGGCCGGCAAGCAAGTTGCGCCGCCAGCCGCGAAGCCGGCAGCGATCCCAACGCAAGCCGCGCCGGCAAAGACCGACGCGCCGCCATCGGCTGCGCCTCCTCCCAAGCCGCGCGCGGTGGATTTCGTGAGCGAGGCGGAGATTCGCGCCGCGGTGAAGCGCAAGGCGAAAATTTTCGTAGGTCCGAAAACCATCATCACGCCCGCCGCACGCGACCTTGCCGCGGAGTATGATGTACTGGTTAGAGTGGATTAA
- a CDS encoding BMC domain-containing protein, whose product MMDALGMIETKGLVGSIEAADAAVKAANVQLVHKEYIGAGFVTVIVRGDVASVKAATDAGAAAARRVGELVAVHVIPRPHGDLETSMPMISGAAPKAKKGSAD is encoded by the coding sequence ATGATGGATGCGCTGGGAATGATCGAAACCAAGGGCCTGGTCGGCTCGATTGAAGCCGCCGATGCCGCGGTCAAGGCCGCCAACGTGCAGTTGGTTCACAAGGAATATATCGGCGCGGGATTCGTGACGGTGATCGTGCGCGGCGACGTGGCCAGCGTGAAGGCCGCCACCGATGCCGGCGCTGCTGCCGCACGCCGCGTCGGCGAACTGGTTGCGGTGCACGTGATTCCGCGTCCGCACGGCGACCTGGAAACTTCGATGCCGATGATCAGCGGCGCCGCCCCGAAAGCGAAAAAGGGAAGCGCCGACTAA
- a CDS encoding PEGA domain-containing protein produces the protein MAAFAGMKRHVIAAVFILSAVVAVESQQTCPVQIEKIGNGAKAGMMAGLLGAGPLGHPLEIRYANRSDKPVAAIRFGVGYLNSMHELSYVGTVDTKDSHLLKPGKSYGVVSSEIFGTEKKPMAWVEKVRFSDDTYWSDDGSRSCGNFQPPPEIPSNTDSTKSLRTPAPRLVSSLPSTEVARMIRAGARTTYISSYPIGAEVMMEGKSLGLTPLIFVLQPSEQYDVSVIADGYKPVTAKLRAGLVLVVQMEKGDPQKPN, from the coding sequence ATGGCAGCGTTCGCTGGTATGAAGCGCCACGTAATTGCAGCCGTGTTCATATTATCAGCCGTCGTAGCCGTAGAGTCCCAGCAAACCTGCCCGGTTCAAATCGAGAAGATCGGAAACGGAGCCAAAGCTGGGATGATGGCTGGACTTCTTGGTGCTGGCCCTTTGGGGCACCCACTTGAAATCCGATATGCCAATCGCTCGGACAAGCCAGTTGCGGCCATTCGATTTGGGGTTGGTTACCTAAATTCCATGCACGAGCTGTCATACGTGGGAACTGTCGACACAAAGGACAGCCACCTTTTGAAACCAGGGAAGAGCTATGGCGTCGTTAGTTCAGAAATTTTTGGCACCGAGAAGAAGCCGATGGCATGGGTGGAAAAGGTAAGATTTTCGGACGACACCTACTGGAGCGATGACGGATCCAGGAGCTGCGGCAATTTTCAACCGCCACCAGAAATTCCATCGAACACTGATTCAACAAAATCACTAAGAACCCCTGCTCCTAGACTGGTTTCATCTCTGCCGTCAACAGAAGTCGCACGCATGATACGAGCCGGCGCGCGGACGACCTACATTTCGTCATACCCAATCGGTGCAGAAGTCATGATGGAGGGGAAGTCGCTAGGGTTGACTCCGCTGATTTTCGTCCTACAGCCCAGTGAGCAGTACGATGTGTCCGTTATCGCCGATGGCTATAAGCCAGTGACCGCCAAGCTAAGGGCAGGGCTAGTTCTGGTCGTGCAAATGGAAAAAGGGGACCCTCAGAAACCGAACTAA
- a CDS encoding aspartate aminotransferase family protein, with translation MTRDEIIAKYKQYLFPSVTTYFTDPLVTEHASMQYLWDTEGKKYLDFFGGIVTISVGHSNPRVTTKIKAQIDKIQHASTVLPNEAIVALAEKLAKIAPGEISKTYFTNSGTEANETAVQFARMHTGHFEIVALRHGYSGRSQAAQSMTGMHSWRASLPAAFGVVHAMNPYCYRCPFGLKYPDCGVKCAEDVESVIQTSTSGAIAGMLAEPIQGLGGFITPPPEYFKIVFKIVKKYGGDFISDEVQTAWGRTGKKWFGIEHWEVTPDIMTSAKGLGNGVPVGVTMTRPEIANSFKGLQISTFGGNPVTSVAAKAVIDLIEEDRLMDNAHTVGQHFREGLEGLKDKYDLIGDVRGMGLMQALELVKDRNTKEPAPQETNRVLDEARRAGLIIGKGGLYGNAIRMSPPLNISKADVDEAIRMLDQAFAAVTAAQPATAAAR, from the coding sequence ATGACTCGCGACGAAATCATCGCCAAATACAAGCAGTACCTGTTCCCCTCCGTTACCACCTACTTCACCGACCCGCTGGTGACCGAGCACGCCAGCATGCAGTACCTGTGGGACACCGAAGGCAAGAAGTACCTGGATTTCTTCGGCGGCATCGTGACCATCTCGGTGGGGCACTCGAACCCGCGCGTCACCACCAAGATCAAGGCGCAGATTGACAAAATCCAGCACGCTTCGACGGTGCTGCCCAATGAAGCCATTGTCGCGCTGGCGGAGAAGCTGGCAAAGATTGCGCCCGGCGAGATCAGCAAAACGTATTTCACCAACAGCGGCACGGAGGCGAACGAGACCGCCGTCCAGTTCGCCCGCATGCACACCGGGCATTTCGAGATTGTGGCTTTGCGCCACGGATACAGCGGCCGGTCGCAGGCGGCGCAGTCCATGACCGGCATGCATAGCTGGCGCGCGTCATTGCCGGCTGCCTTCGGCGTGGTGCACGCCATGAATCCGTACTGCTACCGCTGTCCCTTCGGACTGAAGTATCCGGACTGCGGCGTGAAGTGCGCCGAAGATGTGGAGAGCGTGATCCAGACCTCGACTTCGGGCGCGATTGCCGGCATGCTGGCCGAACCCATCCAGGGGCTGGGCGGATTTATCACGCCGCCGCCGGAGTACTTCAAGATCGTGTTCAAGATCGTCAAGAAGTATGGCGGCGACTTCATCAGCGACGAAGTGCAGACCGCCTGGGGCCGCACCGGAAAGAAATGGTTCGGCATCGAGCACTGGGAGGTCACACCCGACATCATGACTTCCGCCAAGGGTCTGGGTAACGGCGTGCCGGTGGGTGTCACCATGACGCGCCCGGAGATCGCCAACAGCTTCAAGGGCCTGCAAATCTCGACCTTCGGCGGCAATCCCGTGACCTCGGTCGCGGCCAAGGCGGTGATTGACCTGATCGAAGAAGACAGGCTGATGGACAACGCGCACACCGTCGGCCAACATTTTCGCGAAGGACTGGAAGGACTGAAAGACAAGTACGACCTGATCGGCGACGTGCGCGGCATGGGCCTGATGCAGGCGCTCGAACTGGTCAAAGACCGCAACACCAAGGAACCGGCGCCGCAGGAAACCAACCGCGTGCTCGACGAGGCGCGCCGCGCGGGATTGATCATCGGCAAGGGCGGGCTCTACGGCAACGCCATTCGCATGTCGCCGCCGCTGAATATCAGCAAGGCGGACGTGGATGAAGCCATCCGCATGCTCGACCAGGCATTTGCGGCGGTGACCGCCGCGCAGCCGGCGACCGCAGCAGCGAGGTAA
- the recJ gene encoding single-stranded-DNA-specific exonuclease RecJ, which translates to MRWQLRTADEQQATRLAADLKLPPVIGRLLVARGITTGEQAHNFLHPSLDQLHSPHLMLGMDTAAERLRRAIANHEQVLIYGDYDVDGTTAIVILKTAIELCGGSADFHVPHRIREGYGMQDDVIERAASAGVSLIISVDTGIRAFAAAETARRLGVDLIVTDHHLPEGQGVPPALAVLNPNQAGCAYPCKALCGAGVAFKLAQLLLEESGRARLLPSFLKMVAIATIADAVPLVGENRVFASLGLDGLRHPVNAGLKALLEVAALSAKKLSATDVAFRIAPRLNAAGRMDVAQDVIELFSVKDARRAQEIAARLNQLNADRQLEEKRIFEAVEERLASAPEVRDSFCLVVDGDQWHRGVIGIAATRVVERYGRPALVLSREDGEAYGSGRSIPAFHLLDALESCRKMFTRFGGHAHAVGFSLPCDRVPALRAALDRYARERLTPADFERVLEYDGDLPLSQVTPAFYECVQQLNPFGMSNPEPVFAARGARVALAPKILKEKHVKMRLANGPGKFARGIDALGWRMAERVQQASILAGDAVDVAFTLELNDHPEYGGLELRLEDIVKSALVQTASASSP; encoded by the coding sequence GTGCGCTGGCAACTGCGAACCGCCGATGAGCAGCAAGCAACCCGACTCGCGGCCGATCTCAAACTTCCCCCTGTCATTGGCCGCCTGCTGGTTGCCCGCGGCATCACGACCGGCGAACAAGCGCACAACTTCTTGCACCCGAGTCTCGACCAGCTTCACTCGCCGCACCTGATGCTCGGGATGGACACGGCCGCCGAGCGTCTGCGCCGCGCCATTGCCAACCACGAGCAGGTCCTCATCTACGGCGACTACGATGTGGACGGCACCACCGCGATCGTGATCCTGAAAACCGCGATCGAGCTGTGCGGCGGCAGCGCCGACTTCCACGTCCCGCACCGCATCCGCGAGGGCTACGGCATGCAGGACGACGTCATCGAGCGCGCCGCCTCCGCCGGAGTGTCGCTGATCATCAGCGTGGACACCGGCATTCGCGCCTTTGCCGCCGCCGAAACCGCGCGGCGTCTCGGCGTGGACCTGATCGTCACCGACCATCACCTGCCGGAAGGGCAGGGCGTGCCGCCGGCGCTGGCGGTGCTGAATCCCAACCAGGCGGGTTGCGCGTATCCCTGCAAAGCGCTGTGCGGAGCGGGGGTAGCGTTCAAGCTGGCGCAATTGCTGCTGGAGGAAAGCGGGCGGGCGCGCCTGCTGCCGTCGTTTCTGAAGATGGTTGCCATCGCCACCATCGCCGACGCGGTGCCGCTGGTGGGCGAGAATCGCGTGTTCGCCTCGCTCGGACTCGACGGCCTGCGGCATCCGGTGAATGCGGGCTTGAAGGCGCTGTTGGAGGTTGCGGCGCTGAGCGCAAAAAAGCTGAGCGCGACCGACGTGGCCTTCCGCATCGCGCCGCGGTTAAACGCGGCGGGAAGAATGGATGTCGCACAGGACGTCATTGAATTATTCAGCGTCAAAGACGCTAGACGCGCCCAGGAAATTGCGGCGCGGCTGAACCAGCTCAATGCCGACCGCCAACTGGAGGAAAAGCGGATATTCGAAGCGGTCGAGGAGCGGCTGGCGAGCGCGCCCGAGGTGCGCGACTCATTTTGCCTGGTGGTGGACGGCGACCAGTGGCATCGCGGCGTGATCGGTATCGCCGCCACGCGCGTGGTGGAGCGCTACGGCCGTCCGGCGCTGGTGCTCTCGCGCGAAGATGGCGAGGCGTACGGTTCCGGGCGATCGATTCCCGCTTTCCACTTGCTGGACGCGCTGGAATCCTGCCGGAAGATGTTTACGCGCTTCGGCGGACACGCGCATGCGGTCGGCTTCTCGCTGCCCTGCGACCGCGTCCCGGCGCTGCGGGCGGCGCTCGATCGCTACGCACGCGAGCGGCTCACGCCTGCCGATTTCGAACGCGTTCTGGAATATGACGGCGACCTGCCGCTAAGCCAGGTCACGCCCGCCTTCTATGAATGTGTGCAGCAGTTGAATCCGTTCGGCATGAGCAATCCCGAGCCGGTGTTTGCCGCCCGCGGCGCGCGCGTCGCCCTGGCGCCCAAGATTCTGAAAGAGAAGCACGTGAAGATGCGGCTGGCCAATGGTCCCGGGAAATTCGCGCGCGGGATTGATGCGCTCGGATGGCGCATGGCGGAACGGGTGCAGCAAGCCTCGATTCTCGCCGGCGACGCGGTGGATGTGGCGTTTACGCTGGAACTCAACGACCATCCGGAATACGGCGGGCTGGAACTGCGGCTGGAGGATATTGTCAAATCAGCGCTGGTGCAGACCGCCAGCGCCTCGTCGCCTTAG
- a CDS encoding universal stress protein — protein MAATFNDGLKLRRILFATDFSASALAALPQAARLARNSGARLYLAHIIEIHAWKISTEAALQLRIDATRRLDYTLALPELRGISSQMVVGDGAVTAEILRIAQEYAADLVVTGTRSRHGLIHYFAHSVAEQLAESAPCPVLTVGPRARPVAVDAPIRNIVLATGLNPGAAAGISYAHWFAQAQGAKLWVAHSLHPHSPLSETDSAERWLSKLVPGQPGVERVAEVGSVEQVTVMLAEREGADLVMLAPGLGSRLPQIARYVACPVMAVRYAIPMIRPRSFGAELTGSQK, from the coding sequence ATGGCTGCGACCTTCAATGACGGCCTGAAACTGCGGCGCATCCTCTTTGCCACTGATTTCTCGGCGTCCGCGCTGGCTGCCCTGCCGCAGGCCGCGCGCCTGGCAAGGAATTCAGGGGCCCGGCTTTACCTCGCCCATATCATTGAGATTCATGCGTGGAAAATCTCGACCGAAGCGGCTCTGCAACTCCGTATTGATGCCACCCGCCGGCTCGATTACACCCTCGCCCTGCCGGAATTGCGCGGCATCAGCAGCCAGATGGTCGTGGGCGACGGCGCAGTAACCGCTGAAATCCTGCGCATCGCCCAGGAATACGCGGCGGACCTGGTGGTGACCGGGACGCGTTCGCGTCACGGCCTCATCCACTATTTTGCCCACTCGGTCGCCGAGCAGCTCGCGGAATCCGCGCCGTGCCCGGTTCTGACTGTCGGCCCCCGTGCTCGCCCGGTGGCCGTCGACGCGCCAATCCGCAATATTGTCCTGGCGACCGGCCTTAACCCCGGCGCGGCCGCCGGAATCTCCTATGCGCACTGGTTTGCGCAAGCGCAGGGCGCCAAGCTATGGGTAGCCCACTCCCTGCATCCGCATTCTCCGCTCAGCGAAACCGACTCGGCGGAAAGGTGGCTGAGCAAGCTCGTTCCCGGCCAACCGGGGGTCGAGCGTGTGGCCGAGGTGGGAAGCGTGGAGCAGGTCACGGTCATGCTGGCCGAAAGAGAAGGCGCCGATCTGGTGATGTTGGCGCCGGGATTGGGCTCACGGCTGCCGCAGATCGCGCGTTACGTCGCCTGCCCGGTCATGGCCGTGCGCTATGCCATCCCGATGATCCGCCCGAGAAGTTTCGGGGCGGAACTTACTGGAAGCCAGAAGTAA